In Nostoc sp. CENA543, a single genomic region encodes these proteins:
- a CDS encoding co-chaperone YbbN translates to MSKGVITITDAEFETEVLQAEQPVLVYFWASWCGPCKLMSPVINLAATSYSDRLKVVKLEVDPNPITVKQYQVEGVPALRLLQGGQLLASTEGVINKDKLLNLLDTHLNNN, encoded by the coding sequence ATGAGTAAGGGTGTAATCACCATCACCGATGCTGAGTTTGAAACTGAAGTGTTGCAAGCCGAGCAGCCTGTATTAGTTTACTTTTGGGCTTCTTGGTGCGGGCCTTGTAAATTGATGTCGCCAGTGATTAATCTAGCGGCTACATCTTATAGCGATCGCCTAAAGGTCGTCAAACTAGAAGTTGATCCTAACCCGATCACGGTGAAACAGTATCAAGTAGAAGGCGTACCAGCTCTGAGACTACTTCAAGGAGGACAACTCCTAGCGTCTACAGAAGGAGTAATCAATAAAGATAAACTCCTCAATCTTCTCGATACGCATTTAAATAATAATTAG
- a CDS encoding LL-diaminopimelate aminotransferase — protein MQFAQRIQPLQSNVFADMDKAKSLAIAAGKDLIDLSLGSSDLPAETHVIAAIAQSLYDPSTHGYLLFNGTREFREAAAKWYARKFGIEVDPETEVLPLIGSQEGTAHLPLALLNPGDFALLLDPGYPSHAGGVYLASGQIYPMPLTAENGFLPVLSDIPAHIVAQSRMMVLSYPHNPTAAIAPLSFFQEAVAFCQQHNIALVHDFPYVDLVFEETENSEKSLVPSILQADPDRSVSIEFFTLSKSYHMGGFRIGYAIGNAQLIQALRQIKAAVDFNQYRGILNGAIAALSGPQAGVKVAVDRFRQRRDAFINALHRIGWYVPTPKATMYIWAQLPSPWSQNSVEFCTKLVQQTGVAASPGAGFGKSGEGYVRFALVHEPALLETAVERIAKFL, from the coding sequence ATGCAATTTGCCCAACGGATACAACCCCTGCAATCTAACGTGTTTGCTGATATGGACAAAGCTAAGTCTTTGGCTATAGCCGCAGGGAAAGATTTAATTGATTTATCTCTAGGTTCTTCTGATTTACCTGCCGAAACTCATGTGATTGCAGCGATCGCTCAGTCACTTTATGATCCTAGTACCCACGGTTATTTACTGTTTAACGGTACGAGGGAATTTCGAGAAGCGGCGGCTAAGTGGTATGCACGAAAGTTTGGCATTGAAGTTGATCCAGAAACTGAGGTGTTACCTCTAATTGGTTCTCAAGAGGGTACTGCTCATTTACCTTTAGCTTTACTCAATCCAGGAGATTTTGCCTTACTTTTAGATCCTGGCTACCCTTCCCACGCTGGCGGAGTTTACTTAGCTAGTGGGCAAATTTACCCTATGCCATTAACCGCAGAAAATGGTTTTTTGCCTGTGCTGAGTGACATTCCTGCTCATATTGTGGCGCAATCACGCATGATGGTATTGAGTTATCCTCATAATCCCACAGCCGCGATCGCACCTTTATCTTTCTTTCAAGAAGCCGTCGCCTTTTGTCAGCAACACAATATCGCCTTAGTTCACGATTTCCCTTACGTTGATTTAGTATTTGAGGAGACTGAGAACTCCGAGAAATCCCTTGTACCTTCGATTTTACAAGCTGACCCAGATAGAAGCGTTTCCATAGAGTTTTTCACCCTTTCTAAGTCTTATCATATGGGTGGCTTCCGTATTGGTTATGCCATCGGTAATGCCCAATTAATTCAAGCTTTACGACAAATTAAAGCCGCCGTCGATTTTAACCAATATCGCGGAATTTTAAATGGCGCGATCGCAGCTCTTTCCGGCCCCCAAGCTGGAGTTAAAGTTGCTGTCGATAGGTTTCGTCAACGTCGTGATGCGTTCATTAATGCTTTACACCGCATAGGATGGTATGTTCCCACACCCAAAGCCACGATGTACATTTGGGCGCAATTACCATCACCTTGGAGTCAAAATTCTGTAGAATTCTGCACCAAGTTAGTGCAGCAAACTGGTGTAGCCGCTTCCCCTGGTGCTGGTTTTGGCAAATCCGGTGAAGGATATGTCCGTTTTGCTTTAGTTCATGAACCCGCATTATTAGAAACCGCCGTCGAGAGAATCGCTAAGTTTCTTTAG
- a CDS encoding HNH endonuclease, whose translation MEARPPFQQPHILQNSVVVFSKNYLPIARVNIKRAIVLLVTGQAESLSFGTTKQWEVRSPSFVLQVPEHIRLTVSNPERHWKVPPVNRREVLRRDNHTCQYCGSTKRLTLDHVIPRSKGGQHTWDNVVTACEKCNSTKSDRLPHEAGMVLKNKPKAPIHPTVAFAEQFWNTQRLSEGEWC comes from the coding sequence ATGGAAGCTCGACCACCTTTTCAGCAGCCACACATACTACAAAATTCTGTCGTAGTGTTCTCCAAGAACTACTTACCAATAGCACGCGTCAACATCAAGCGCGCAATTGTGCTGTTAGTTACAGGCCAAGCAGAATCTTTGAGTTTTGGTACTACAAAACAGTGGGAAGTTCGTTCACCCAGTTTTGTACTACAAGTACCAGAACACATCCGCTTGACTGTGAGCAATCCCGAACGACATTGGAAAGTACCGCCTGTAAATCGTCGTGAGGTGTTGAGACGAGACAACCACACCTGTCAATACTGTGGTAGCACCAAGCGTCTAACACTAGACCATGTAATCCCCCGTTCTAAAGGTGGACAGCATACTTGGGATAACGTTGTTACAGCTTGTGAAAAGTGTAACTCAACGAAAAGCGATCGCTTACCCCATGAAGCAGGAATGGTACTGAAAAACAAGCCTAAAGCTCCAATTCATCCAACTGTGGCATTTGCAGAACAGTTTTGGAATACTCAACGTTTGAGTGAAGGTGAGTGGTGTTAG
- a CDS encoding transposase has translation MLSTWNGIPISYDIVSANTDERTVAEGVLETVSHSDIYADKGFISADWQLAMPSAGYAYARRTGHRIWTLTRENQHLQHSHALKRFISRVRQRVEGVFHEIQNTGRNPERLLNKTVDGFCVHIAAKIASHTLRLLLRRRFGINVLTFQSQSL, from the coding sequence ATGCTTTCAACATGGAATGGAATCCCCATTTCTTATGATATTGTCTCTGCTAATACAGATGAGAGAACTGTTGCTGAAGGTGTTTTAGAAACGGTTAGTCATAGTGATATTTACGCAGATAAGGGCTTTATCTCTGCTGATTGGCAACTGGCGATGCCTTCGGCGGGCTACGCCTACGCTCGTCGCACAGGTCATCGGATCTGGACACTCACCCGTGAGAACCAACATCTTCAACATTCTCATGCACTCAAGCGTTTTATTAGTCGTGTTCGCCAGCGTGTCGAAGGCGTTTTTCACGAAATTCAAAACACCGGACGTAATCCCGAACGCTTACTCAACAAAACTGTTGATGGCTTTTGTGTACACATTGCTGCCAAAATTGCATCGCATACACTACGTTTATTACTTCGCCGCCGTTTTGGTATCAATGTTCTCACCTTCCAGTCTCAATCTCTTTAA